A genomic segment from Salvia splendens isolate huo1 chromosome 13, SspV2, whole genome shotgun sequence encodes:
- the LOC121761356 gene encoding uncharacterized protein LOC121761356, with protein sequence MPNSYSSLGFGLMGRHCCWACLVRTPSSCMPVEVWGMQELQHIEVWGKDLPTPDSSAAAALDRLFSIKGVSEKSCTREILKRIPNLKGLGILVELQPYDEDDDRNPLSNLGYISEELKYLTMLSYTVRYHDIKRAYMVPLSMFPSSLEGLCLSGLGCPWEHMNVIGSMLPNLTYLSLEGYAFRSPEWNIEAGSFLKLETVKIEDTDLVRLIAQHGSLPRLNLLSIRHCYKLQQFDWTRDPSMVTTTIELVECHPLAVDSAMQLKPESVFKIRSHSSF encoded by the coding sequence atgccgaactcatactcttccttgggctttgggctgatgggccgtcactgctgttgggcttgtttagttcgtaccccatcatcaTGTATGCCGGTGGAAGTATGGGGCATGCAAGAACTACAACATATTGAGGTATGGGGAAAAGACCTACCAACCCCTGATTcttctgctgctgctgcatTGGATAGACTTTTCAGTATTAAGGGTGTGAGTGAAAAGAGTTGCACAAGAGAAATTCTCAAGAGAATCCCAAACTTAAAGGGATTAGGAATTTTGGTAGAATTGCAGCCttatgatgaagatgatgatagAAACCCATTGAGTAACCTGGGTTATATATCTGAGGAACTCAAGTATTTGACAATGCTTTCATATACTGTGAGGTATCATGATATTAAGCGTGCGTATATGGTTCCTCTATCAATGTTCCCATCAAGTTTGGAAGGGTTATGTTTGAGTGGCTTAGGGTGTCCATGGGAGCACATGAATGTCATAGGGTCGATGCTACCAAATCTTACGTATCTCAGTTTAGAAGGCTATGCCTTTCGAAGCCCCGAGTGGAATATAGAAGCAGGGAGTTTTCTGAAACTTGAGACAGTTAAAATTGAGGACACCGATTTGGTGCGATTGATAGCTCAGCATGGAAGTCTCCCAAGACTCAACCTCCTAAGCATACGCCATTgctacaaattacaacaattcGATTGGACGCGTGATCCCTCAATGGTCACCACTACAATTGAGTTAGTTGAGTGCCATCCCCTAGCCGTCGATTCTGCCATGCAATTAAAGCCTGAATCTGTCTTTAAAATTCGTTCTCACTCTTCTTTTTGA